A window from Candidatus Latescibacterota bacterium encodes these proteins:
- a CDS encoding AtpZ/AtpI family protein yields MSRLNRWARRLLTVRGRESASLSLGHLGLTYGAAVVLYGLGGWWLDGKLGTSPLFLLIGVGLGAVGGFIWVYREVLRAEARSRAKKAAEAGEREGESTSK; encoded by the coding sequence GTGAGTCGACTGAACCGCTGGGCCAGACGACTGCTGACGGTAAGAGGGCGAGAGTCGGCCTCGCTGTCTCTCGGCCACCTGGGGCTGACCTACGGCGCCGCGGTGGTCCTCTACGGGCTGGGCGGCTGGTGGCTGGACGGAAAGCTGGGGACCTCTCCCCTCTTCCTCCTCATCGGTGTGGGATTGGGAGCGGTCGGAGGCTTCATCTGGGTCTACCGCGAGGTGCTCAGGGCCGAAGCCCGATCTCGAGCGAAGAAAGCCGCCGAGGCCGGCGAAAGGGAAGGGGAGTCGACGTCGAAGTGA